A stretch of the Haloarcula ordinaria genome encodes the following:
- a CDS encoding DUF1616 domain-containing protein, producing the protein MTDGVRSLVAQLADVWAVLALLAVGNVVLLLLPTPVRLVLAAVFLFLLPGYALTTLAFPARSGRRATNPFKPDLNDGVLGEGERAALSLGLSFALVPLFGIAMAFAEVPLTLENALLAVTAFVLLVLGGGTVRRLRTPTDSRYKAPFFYWLGEGARSFRGTKVDIVLNVALAVVLVAAMSTFAVALTAPQNGTTYTEASLLTETPDGELVSGNYPTEFGPEGQADLVLRLSNHEGEAVVYTVVVQIQRLEADTEGPREVTARSELFRESQRVADGETWDHEHTVTPTFFGDDLRVVYLVYAGTPPEEPTTENAYRYLSLSIDVTEPE; encoded by the coding sequence GTGACGGACGGCGTCCGGTCGCTCGTCGCGCAACTGGCTGACGTCTGGGCGGTTCTCGCCCTCCTCGCGGTGGGAAACGTCGTGCTGCTCTTGCTCCCGACACCCGTTCGATTGGTACTGGCGGCCGTCTTCCTGTTCCTGCTTCCCGGGTACGCCCTCACAACGCTGGCGTTCCCGGCCCGGAGCGGTCGGAGGGCGACCAACCCCTTCAAACCAGACCTGAACGACGGCGTCCTCGGCGAGGGCGAGCGCGCTGCCCTGTCGCTGGGGCTGAGTTTCGCGCTCGTCCCGCTTTTCGGCATAGCGATGGCCTTCGCAGAGGTACCGTTGACCCTCGAGAACGCACTTCTCGCCGTGACGGCGTTCGTCCTGCTCGTCCTTGGCGGTGGGACCGTGCGACGCCTGCGCACGCCGACCGACTCGCGTTACAAGGCGCCGTTCTTCTACTGGCTGGGTGAGGGAGCCCGGTCGTTCCGGGGCACGAAGGTAGACATCGTCCTCAACGTCGCGCTGGCGGTGGTACTCGTCGCGGCGATGAGCACGTTCGCCGTCGCACTCACGGCCCCACAGAACGGGACCACGTACACCGAGGCCTCGCTGCTCACGGAGACGCCCGACGGCGAACTGGTCTCCGGCAACTACCCGACCGAGTTCGGGCCGGAGGGCCAGGCAGACCTCGTCTTGCGCCTGTCCAACCACGAGGGTGAGGCCGTCGTCTACACCGTCGTAGTGCAGATACAACGACTCGAGGCCGACACCGAGGGGCCGCGAGAAGTCACCGCTCGCTCCGAACTGTTCCGTGAGTCCCAGCGCGTCGCGGACGGTGAGACCTGGGACCACGAACACACAGTCACGCCGACGTTCTTCGGTGACGACCTGCGCGTCGTGTATCTCGTCTACGCGGGAACGCCCCCGGAGGAACCCACGACGGAGAACGCGTACCGGTACCTCTCGTTATCGATAGACGTGACCGAACCGGAATAA
- a CDS encoding polysaccharide deacetylase family protein: MNGSPLSRRDAIKLGAVTLTGLAGCLVRPANSNPEPAEQRPDPTDGATESELPGVADDCSPDTSAPEGPLTVDFDSRDRFRCRGRLFEDFSNLSYWDVLDGSLSGGESPYPGQSARLTASESESRAWITRRFEDGIDLSDWDLSMAVHPGSGEASVSNVRLQLLAPDRSNRLDMWRPLDPTDGWLRLDFGPTKEVGSPDLTDVRELRVQSWIGAERAAEFHVDEIRLTPKLDEGAVVVTFDDMSLSQYENAFPVMQEFGFPGVAGVIPRLVGNEGRINLAQLQALQDKGWDVVSYPQHETPLSEFVRSEQASMILDSKRWLADNGFESGSRFVLFPFGTVTKTTFDIAAQYHYLGLWSGRCPSGRLTGPLSVGRVNGADVGTTTQIVELAQKYRQVVPIMYQTVGEESRDHITAERFEETMRFVDDLGLRVLTTSDLWELQSLSD, from the coding sequence ATGAACGGGTCTCCTCTCTCGCGGCGGGACGCCATCAAACTCGGGGCGGTCACGTTGACGGGGCTCGCGGGGTGTCTCGTCCGGCCGGCGAACTCGAACCCGGAACCCGCCGAACAGCGTCCAGACCCGACCGACGGAGCGACAGAAAGCGAGCTCCCGGGGGTGGCAGACGACTGTTCCCCGGACACGTCGGCGCCGGAGGGGCCACTGACCGTCGACTTCGACAGCCGGGACCGGTTCCGGTGCCGAGGCCGCCTGTTCGAGGACTTCAGCAACCTCTCCTACTGGGATGTCCTCGACGGCTCGCTCTCGGGTGGGGAGTCCCCCTACCCCGGCCAGTCGGCTCGCCTCACCGCGAGCGAATCAGAGAGCCGAGCCTGGATAACCCGGCGGTTCGAGGACGGCATCGACCTCAGCGACTGGGACCTCTCCATGGCTGTCCACCCGGGGTCCGGGGAGGCCAGTGTCTCGAACGTCCGCCTGCAGCTCCTTGCTCCCGACCGCTCCAACCGACTCGACATGTGGCGTCCGCTCGACCCGACGGACGGCTGGTTGCGACTCGACTTCGGCCCGACGAAAGAGGTGGGCTCGCCGGACCTGACCGACGTCCGAGAGCTCCGCGTCCAGTCGTGGATCGGAGCCGAACGCGCCGCAGAGTTCCACGTCGACGAGATACGACTCACACCGAAGCTCGACGAGGGCGCAGTAGTGGTGACGTTCGACGACATGTCGCTCTCGCAGTACGAGAACGCGTTCCCGGTGATGCAGGAGTTCGGGTTCCCAGGGGTCGCCGGCGTCATCCCGCGGCTGGTCGGGAACGAGGGGCGGATCAACCTGGCTCAGCTGCAGGCGTTGCAGGACAAGGGGTGGGACGTCGTGAGCTACCCGCAGCACGAGACGCCACTCTCGGAGTTCGTAAGGTCCGAACAGGCCTCGATGATACTCGATTCGAAGCGGTGGCTCGCCGACAACGGCTTCGAGTCGGGGTCGCGGTTCGTCTTGTTCCCCTTCGGCACGGTCACCAAGACGACGTTCGACATCGCCGCACAGTACCACTACCTCGGGCTCTGGAGCGGCCGCTGTCCGAGTGGTCGGCTGACCGGACCGCTCTCGGTCGGTCGGGTCAACGGCGCCGACGTCGGGACGACGACACAGATCGTCGAACTCGCACAGAAGTACCGACAGGTCGTCCCTATCATGTATCAGACCGTAGGTGAGGAGTCACGGGACCACATCACCGCGGAGCGGTTCGAGGAGACGATGCGGTTCGTCGACGACCTGGGACTCCGCGTCCTCACGACCTCGGACCTCTGGGAGCTGCAGTCCCTCTCCGACTGA
- a CDS encoding glycosyltransferase family 2 protein, with product MKTDTGSPLVSVVIPTYGRPEFLTDAVRSVVDQTYPNVELVVVDDHSPEPVEPLLADVPFDDLAHAEVVRHEENRGGNAARRTGIERSRGEFVAFLDDDDYWDQTLVERVVSTFRESGPDVGVVIAGTRIVDENETELGVVIPDATGDVTEQILRGTVRSGSFSRFTVRRSAIEAAGLPDEQLPSWQDLEWHIRLSTVCQYASLREAVVVRRVTSHDQITDDFEAKRDVSYPVLLEKHRPLAAEFGTKTERRFVATLTVTLGFSALRNGYYATAIRTFLSAIRYDPLIPRAYLYLLLALGGPFTYKPARGIRRRLQTAFG from the coding sequence ATGAAGACTGACACCGGTTCACCGCTGGTCAGCGTCGTCATCCCGACGTACGGCCGGCCGGAGTTCCTCACGGACGCCGTTCGGAGTGTGGTCGACCAGACCTACCCCAACGTCGAGCTCGTCGTCGTCGACGACCACTCCCCAGAACCGGTCGAACCGTTGCTCGCGGATGTCCCCTTCGACGACCTGGCCCACGCCGAGGTCGTTCGACACGAGGAGAACAGGGGTGGGAACGCCGCTCGCCGGACCGGTATCGAACGGTCACGGGGTGAGTTCGTCGCCTTCCTCGACGACGACGACTACTGGGACCAGACGCTCGTCGAACGTGTGGTCTCGACGTTTCGTGAATCGGGGCCCGACGTCGGCGTCGTCATCGCCGGTACCAGAATCGTCGACGAGAACGAAACCGAGCTCGGGGTGGTCATTCCGGACGCCACCGGAGACGTGACCGAGCAGATTCTCCGTGGAACGGTCCGCTCGGGCTCGTTCTCTCGCTTTACCGTCCGGCGGAGTGCGATAGAGGCCGCCGGGCTCCCCGACGAGCAGCTGCCCAGCTGGCAGGACCTGGAGTGGCATATCAGACTCTCGACGGTGTGTCAGTACGCGTCCCTCAGGGAGGCGGTCGTCGTCAGACGAGTCACGTCTCACGACCAGATTACGGACGACTTCGAAGCGAAGCGTGACGTCTCATACCCGGTGTTGCTCGAGAAGCACCGTCCACTGGCGGCCGAGTTCGGGACGAAGACCGAGCGACGGTTCGTCGCGACACTGACGGTCACGCTCGGGTTCTCCGCGCTACGGAACGGGTACTACGCGACCGCCATTCGGACGTTCCTCAGCGCGATTCGATACGACCCGCTGATACCCAGGGCCTACCTCTACCTGTTGCTGGCGCTCGGCGGGCCGTTCACGTACAAGCCAGCCAGGGGTATCCGCCGGAGACTACAGACTGCGTTCGGATAA
- a CDS encoding asparagine synthase-related protein — protein MTGLAGGTTSVTPLSELLEPMHSEPWYEVDSVERGRLGLAHVHHGQKDPGGRLWWTDENRAGTVYGAVTNRDRLGLSTAALFEAVLERPDETLAALDGPFLLVAIDRESDRVVVGTDKLGTRQCFYTAEGPFAFGSNLATPLAAVDHPTVDLQGLSDMLLIGQVWGEKTLIEELSALPAASVLEYDSDAREVRSYWQFEFETGPQSDPLTPIVEEYRKAVAETSETMDGSVGLWLSGGLDSRTLAGELCNNFEAITTYTYNANPSNGGNRRIAKQISDRLGVRNETVPLTPDRFVDVFDDAVTLTSGMLTWRTFLNLTAVFNIEAPADIILEGCGQGTMMGGGLSQDVIERYDTPEESLYQEKHQSSRADVQRLLTADVDPMATYRTVVAGSSADDSVGKTLDCYYRNYMARGEFASNPLAESQVGNRIPICHRGFLDAVSKLPLQYRGDTIPFTGGKIPAGTSRGKLELARRLDYGLNGIDYERTKMPPSRPHWLHVVGFVADTATKRLLGKHAYGGRRLQEAWYEDHDEMRSLIDGLLDDAAERAVFDADAIADLRASHERGDANNLGPLAALSTVERWFQLHLDSKEATHDGSLQPSPSTAE, from the coding sequence ATGACCGGGCTAGCCGGCGGCACGACCAGTGTGACGCCACTCTCCGAGCTCCTCGAACCGATGCACTCAGAGCCCTGGTACGAGGTGGATTCCGTCGAACGTGGCAGGCTCGGGCTCGCTCACGTACACCACGGACAGAAAGACCCCGGTGGGCGGCTCTGGTGGACGGACGAGAACAGGGCCGGGACCGTATACGGCGCGGTGACGAACCGCGACCGACTCGGACTCTCGACCGCAGCGCTGTTCGAAGCAGTACTCGAGCGACCGGACGAGACGCTCGCGGCGCTTGACGGCCCGTTCTTGCTCGTCGCCATCGACCGGGAGTCCGACCGGGTGGTCGTCGGGACCGACAAACTCGGGACGAGGCAGTGTTTCTACACCGCAGAGGGGCCGTTCGCGTTCGGCTCGAACCTGGCAACGCCTCTCGCGGCTGTCGACCACCCGACGGTGGATCTGCAGGGCCTCAGCGACATGCTGCTTATCGGTCAGGTCTGGGGCGAGAAGACGCTCATCGAAGAGCTATCCGCGCTCCCCGCAGCATCGGTGCTCGAGTACGACAGCGATGCCCGCGAGGTCCGGTCCTACTGGCAGTTCGAGTTCGAGACCGGCCCGCAATCGGACCCTCTCACGCCCATCGTCGAGGAGTACCGGAAGGCAGTCGCCGAAACGTCCGAGACGATGGACGGCTCGGTCGGCCTCTGGCTGTCCGGTGGCCTGGACAGTCGGACCCTGGCCGGTGAGCTGTGCAACAACTTCGAGGCCATCACGACGTACACGTACAACGCCAATCCCTCGAACGGTGGCAACAGGCGCATCGCGAAACAGATCTCGGACCGGCTGGGCGTGCGAAACGAGACAGTCCCCCTGACGCCGGACCGGTTCGTCGACGTGTTCGACGACGCAGTCACACTCACCAGCGGCATGTTGACCTGGCGGACGTTCCTCAATCTCACCGCCGTGTTCAACATCGAAGCCCCCGCCGACATCATCCTCGAGGGCTGTGGCCAGGGGACGATGATGGGTGGCGGTCTCAGCCAGGACGTGATCGAGCGATACGACACGCCGGAAGAGTCCCTCTATCAGGAGAAACACCAGAGCAGCCGGGCGGACGTACAGCGCCTGTTGACAGCCGACGTCGACCCGATGGCGACCTACAGAACCGTCGTCGCCGGGTCGAGCGCCGACGACTCCGTGGGCAAGACCCTCGACTGCTACTACCGGAACTACATGGCACGCGGCGAGTTCGCCAGTAACCCGCTCGCCGAGAGCCAGGTCGGGAACCGTATCCCGATATGTCATCGCGGCTTCCTGGACGCAGTGAGCAAACTCCCTCTCCAGTACAGGGGCGACACCATCCCGTTCACCGGGGGCAAGATACCGGCCGGAACCTCACGCGGGAAGCTCGAACTGGCGAGACGGCTCGATTACGGCCTGAACGGCATCGACTACGAGCGGACCAAGATGCCGCCGAGCCGGCCCCACTGGCTCCACGTCGTGGGGTTCGTCGCCGACACGGCCACGAAGCGGTTGCTCGGAAAGCACGCTTACGGTGGACGACGGCTCCAGGAAGCCTGGTACGAGGACCACGACGAGATGCGGTCGCTAATCGACGGGCTCCTCGACGACGCGGCCGAGCGAGCGGTGTTCGACGCCGATGCCATCGCCGACCTGCGGGCGTCCCACGAACGTGGCGACGCGAACAACCTCGGTCCGCTCGCCGCCCTCTCGACCGTCGAACGCTGGTTCCAGCTCCACCTAGATTCTAAAGAAGCCACTCACGACGGCTCGCTGCAGCCCAGCCCCAGCACGGCCGAGTGA
- a CDS encoding sulfatase — protein sequence MVQRDIIWISLESVRQDHTTLGGHERDTTPNLARLAGEPGGAVFENCFSHGIWTRTSSTSILTGRAPSDHGVLAFDSKLGSDVETIPEQLSAQGYRTACISPIAQVSEATGLDRGFDDFHYLNNDTLLQEAGPATMAKFLLNINRHSAGLTTDTKKHCIGYLGTEIAKRHIRQAERSGDPLFLYTHIGDSHHAYYPPKGWRTQFEADLELSLEEALAVSLDMSDRLVEHIANGASFTDAEWNAIEVMYDQCLLYVDHLAGAIIDEARARLEDPIIVVTSDHGELLGEQGLLAHMLVTNTAVSNVPMVVYGVDGLNSSDELMQHADAMQMALAECDLPIPVPAGIDLRESERPFAVTQRGGKRAAKKVRQLEEYRPDFDHTAFPEGDLTSIRTAEFRYQRTDTEEALFSLPDELVDVSSDYPEELERMRTLCEQWLEEHAQARAIEEEATFSRNMERQLKDLGYL from the coding sequence ATGGTACAGCGAGACATCATCTGGATTTCCCTGGAGAGCGTGCGACAGGACCACACTACGCTCGGGGGCCACGAGCGTGACACGACTCCGAACCTGGCACGGCTCGCTGGCGAACCGGGCGGTGCTGTGTTCGAGAACTGCTTCTCCCACGGCATCTGGACCCGGACGTCGAGCACGTCGATACTCACGGGCCGAGCGCCCAGCGACCACGGCGTGCTCGCCTTCGATTCGAAGCTGGGTTCGGACGTCGAGACGATTCCGGAACAGCTCTCTGCGCAGGGCTACCGGACGGCCTGTATCTCCCCCATCGCACAGGTGAGCGAGGCAACTGGCCTCGACCGTGGCTTCGACGACTTCCACTATCTCAACAACGACACCCTGCTACAGGAGGCGGGCCCAGCGACGATGGCGAAGTTCCTGCTCAACATCAACCGGCACTCCGCCGGCCTGACCACGGACACCAAGAAACACTGCATCGGCTATCTCGGGACGGAGATCGCGAAGCGACACATCCGACAGGCCGAACGGTCCGGTGACCCACTGTTCCTCTATACGCACATCGGTGACAGCCACCACGCGTACTATCCGCCGAAGGGCTGGCGGACCCAGTTCGAAGCCGACCTCGAGCTCTCACTGGAGGAGGCGCTGGCCGTCTCGCTGGACATGTCTGACCGGCTCGTCGAACACATCGCGAACGGAGCGTCGTTCACCGACGCCGAGTGGAACGCCATCGAGGTCATGTACGACCAGTGTCTCCTGTACGTCGACCATCTCGCGGGGGCCATTATCGACGAAGCCCGAGCCCGACTCGAGGACCCGATCATCGTCGTGACCTCGGACCACGGCGAACTCCTCGGAGAGCAGGGGCTCCTCGCCCACATGCTCGTCACGAACACTGCCGTGTCGAACGTTCCGATGGTCGTCTACGGTGTCGACGGCCTCAACAGCAGCGACGAGTTGATGCAACACGCCGACGCGATGCAGATGGCGCTCGCCGAATGTGACCTCCCCATACCGGTTCCAGCGGGGATAGACCTCAGAGAGAGCGAGCGTCCGTTCGCGGTCACGCAGCGAGGGGGAAAGCGGGCAGCGAAGAAGGTCCGCCAGCTGGAAGAGTACCGACCCGACTTCGACCACACGGCGTTCCCCGAAGGCGACCTGACCAGCATCAGGACAGCGGAGTTCCGATACCAGCGGACAGACACCGAGGAAGCGCTCTTCTCGCTCCCCGACGAGCTGGTCGACGTCTCGTCGGACTACCCTGAGGAACTCGAACGGATGCGAACACTCTGTGAACAGTGGCTCGAGGAGCACGCACAGGCGCGAGCCATCGAGGAGGAAGCCACCTTCTCACGGAACATGGAGCGCCAGCTCAAAGACCTCGGATACCTCTGA
- a CDS encoding lipopolysaccharide biosynthesis protein, whose amino-acid sequence MGPKSKIQRLIKRLIPSGGVAERAVKSGIWMAGQNAFGRVLQLVMLIILARLIGPSEVGLMGIALLTLSGVRKFTKMGLNSQLIQQVDSNVDAYLNTTWLLEIARGVVIFTVLFVAAPFIAQVFDTPRATDMIRVIGLSPLILGLQNPGVVYFSKNLDFHKRFVYYLSGQVVQLTVAVGFALYEPTAWAFILGFVSGDLMMLVLSYALHEYRPWPSFDRSKAGELINYGKWLTASSILYWLYSEGDDAFIGWLLTPAALGFYQYAYQFSNAPATEIAQVVSSVMFPALSKLKEDTSKLREAYLQTLRVTAFVSFPAAMGILIISPSFVQVFLGPEWEQMIPVMQILAIFGLLRAISKTFGPLWKAIGRPDYITKLSFIRVVLLAIFIWPATEAYGIVGTALVVTGIFIFPMMPMDMYLTVKAIDGTFTQVLRELVYPLFASGAMAAVGWYTASLLDVPPIVELPLLIVLGVVVYGVLVLFLESQFNWGVRQNFETVLSSIRA is encoded by the coding sequence ATGGGACCCAAATCCAAGATACAGCGTCTCATCAAGCGGCTCATCCCCAGTGGCGGCGTTGCCGAGCGGGCCGTCAAGAGCGGGATCTGGATGGCCGGACAGAACGCCTTCGGTCGGGTTCTGCAGCTGGTCATGCTCATCATCCTCGCCCGGCTCATCGGGCCCTCCGAAGTCGGGCTGATGGGTATCGCCCTGCTCACACTGAGCGGGGTCCGGAAGTTCACGAAGATGGGGCTGAACTCCCAGTTGATTCAGCAGGTCGATTCTAACGTCGACGCGTATCTCAACACGACGTGGCTCCTCGAAATCGCTCGCGGTGTCGTCATCTTCACCGTGCTGTTCGTCGCGGCCCCGTTCATCGCCCAGGTGTTCGATACGCCCCGAGCGACCGACATGATTCGGGTCATCGGGCTCTCGCCGCTCATCCTCGGGCTGCAGAACCCGGGCGTGGTGTACTTCTCGAAGAACCTCGACTTCCACAAGCGGTTCGTCTACTACCTGTCGGGGCAAGTGGTCCAGCTGACGGTGGCCGTCGGGTTCGCACTCTACGAACCGACGGCCTGGGCGTTCATCCTGGGGTTCGTCAGCGGCGACCTGATGATGCTGGTGCTCTCCTACGCCCTCCACGAGTACCGCCCGTGGCCCTCGTTCGACCGGTCGAAAGCCGGCGAACTCATCAACTACGGCAAGTGGCTCACCGCCTCCTCGATTCTGTACTGGCTGTACAGCGAGGGTGACGACGCGTTCATCGGCTGGCTGCTGACTCCGGCCGCGCTCGGGTTCTACCAGTACGCGTACCAGTTCTCGAACGCGCCGGCGACGGAGATCGCTCAGGTCGTCTCGAGCGTGATGTTCCCGGCGCTCTCGAAGCTCAAGGAGGACACCAGTAAGCTCCGTGAAGCCTACTTACAGACGCTGCGTGTCACCGCATTCGTCTCGTTCCCCGCTGCAATGGGGATTCTCATCATCTCGCCGAGCTTCGTCCAGGTGTTCCTCGGCCCCGAGTGGGAACAGATGATTCCCGTGATGCAGATACTGGCCATCTTCGGGCTGCTGCGTGCCATCTCGAAGACCTTCGGTCCGCTCTGGAAGGCCATCGGTCGACCGGACTACATCACGAAGCTCAGCTTCATCCGCGTGGTGCTGCTCGCGATATTCATCTGGCCGGCGACCGAGGCATACGGTATCGTCGGCACGGCCCTCGTGGTGACCGGCATCTTCATCTTCCCGATGATGCCGATGGACATGTACCTGACCGTCAAGGCCATCGACGGGACCTTCACGCAGGTGCTCCGCGAGCTGGTCTACCCGCTCTTCGCGAGCGGTGCCATGGCGGCCGTCGGCTGGTACACCGCCTCCCTGCTCGACGTCCCGCCCATCGTGGAACTCCCGCTGCTCATCGTGCTGGGCGTCGTCGTCTACGGCGTTCTCGTCCTCTTCCTCGAGTCCCAGTTCAACTGGGGCGTCAGACAGAACTTCGAGACAGTCCTGTCGAGCATCAGGGCCTGA
- a CDS encoding DUF354 domain-containing protein: MATEAVATATVPRTTAAWVDLVSPSHPFFFRALVDGLESVTATVTVRKKTETVPLAREVGFDVRTVGRDFDNPTLRKLGIPLRTAQLGLQAPDADVALCSRNAMCILAAKVRGIPSIHFTDNDITAYVDGLRAEELYNRLEAMATHNVVPAAFDTWELKRWGASSGSIHTYDGLKEHVYVADFEPNPDFLEKLPFDEFVVVRPEAMTAAYVDVDESIVPRLLAEIVDRGLNVVYLPRWRDDEAYAAEFPDDRVYTPPNALNGLDLAWYAQCVLTGSGTMAREAACMETPAVSFFPNSLLSVDQQLVDEGRVFHSRDVDAIGEYLSGIDASDAEPSRERARRVRDEVVSLTQGLIDDLEADR; encoded by the coding sequence ATGGCGACTGAGGCGGTAGCGACCGCTACCGTCCCGCGGACGACGGCCGCGTGGGTCGACCTCGTCAGTCCGTCGCACCCGTTCTTCTTCCGGGCACTGGTGGACGGGCTCGAGTCGGTGACGGCGACGGTGACCGTCCGGAAGAAGACTGAGACGGTCCCGCTGGCACGCGAAGTGGGCTTCGACGTCAGGACGGTGGGCCGCGACTTCGACAACCCGACACTCAGGAAGCTCGGGATTCCCCTCCGGACGGCCCAGCTGGGCCTCCAGGCCCCCGACGCCGACGTCGCGCTCTGCTCGCGCAACGCCATGTGTATCCTGGCGGCGAAGGTCAGAGGGATTCCGTCGATTCACTTCACCGACAACGACATCACCGCGTACGTCGACGGCCTTCGAGCCGAGGAGCTGTACAACCGACTCGAAGCGATGGCGACGCACAACGTGGTCCCCGCGGCCTTCGACACCTGGGAGCTCAAGCGGTGGGGGGCCAGCAGCGGCTCGATTCACACGTACGACGGCCTCAAGGAACACGTCTACGTCGCGGACTTCGAACCGAACCCCGACTTCCTCGAGAAGCTCCCCTTCGACGAGTTCGTCGTCGTCCGCCCCGAGGCGATGACCGCAGCCTACGTCGACGTCGACGAGTCTATCGTCCCGCGACTGCTGGCCGAAATCGTCGACCGGGGACTCAACGTGGTGTACCTGCCCCGCTGGCGAGATGACGAGGCGTACGCTGCGGAGTTCCCCGACGACAGGGTGTACACGCCGCCGAACGCGCTCAACGGGCTCGACCTGGCCTGGTATGCCCAGTGTGTCCTGACGGGGTCGGGTACGATGGCCAGAGAGGCTGCCTGCATGGAGACGCCCGCCGTGTCCTTTTTCCCGAACTCGCTGCTCTCGGTCGACCAGCAACTGGTCGACGAGGGCCGCGTGTTCCACTCACGGGACGTCGATGCTATCGGCGAGTACCTCAGTGGAATCGACGCGTCTGACGCCGAGCCGAGCCGTGAACGGGCCCGCAGGGTCAGAGACGAGGTCGTCTCACTCACCCAGGGCCTCATCGACGACCTGGAGGCCGACCGATGA
- a CDS encoding antibiotic ABC transporter permease gives MSREGLEPSARSNGHGQMSADRPAMERRDLPVDEAYLLQVMLETLEYARERDYTGYDYFDGMSSRVLRALPVDNKWVNIAVQESIKRAPVNVRPYFLVEQRQNFKGTALFSMANETAYSLTGDEMYREESRALADWLVDNRADGYAGFCGGHTHEMQQLDERRPANTPNVVPTSYGVKALLRAAEYEGDYATVARTAAAFVDEDLKYREFDDGARIVYQPYFDGEFYTLNGGAVGARLHVDLYEEFGDPAFLDRARKLLDYIATKQTDLGGWMYRDPASASHLSMDNHHNGFVLESYLRYQEVAGDERYRDTVERALQFHREYLFDPNGAPNWDEQKAYPKDIHAATQGIIVFSKAGEFTFARKIIDWVFANLYAGEGQFYYQKRRFYTKRFTLMRWCQAWMAYALAVYLEERHLDGGT, from the coding sequence ATGAGCCGGGAGGGACTCGAACCGTCGGCGCGGTCGAACGGCCATGGGCAGATGAGCGCCGACAGGCCCGCCATGGAACGTCGCGACCTGCCGGTAGACGAGGCTTACCTGCTCCAAGTGATGCTTGAAACGCTTGAATACGCCCGGGAGCGTGACTACACGGGGTACGACTACTTCGACGGGATGAGCAGCCGCGTCCTCCGGGCGCTGCCCGTCGACAACAAGTGGGTCAACATCGCCGTCCAGGAGAGCATCAAGCGCGCCCCGGTGAACGTCAGGCCGTACTTCCTGGTCGAACAGCGCCAGAACTTCAAGGGGACGGCGCTGTTCTCGATGGCCAACGAGACGGCCTACTCGCTGACCGGCGACGAGATGTATCGCGAGGAGTCACGGGCACTCGCGGACTGGCTCGTCGACAACCGGGCAGACGGGTACGCCGGGTTCTGTGGCGGCCACACCCACGAGATGCAGCAACTGGACGAGCGCCGGCCGGCGAACACGCCGAACGTCGTCCCCACCTCGTACGGCGTCAAGGCGCTCTTGCGAGCCGCGGAGTACGAGGGCGACTACGCGACTGTCGCCCGAACGGCGGCCGCGTTCGTCGACGAGGACCTCAAGTACAGGGAGTTCGACGATGGTGCGCGCATCGTCTACCAGCCGTACTTCGACGGCGAGTTCTACACCCTGAACGGCGGGGCCGTGGGCGCACGCCTCCACGTGGACCTCTACGAGGAGTTCGGCGACCCGGCGTTCCTCGACCGAGCACGGAAGCTCCTCGACTACATCGCGACGAAACAGACCGACCTGGGCGGCTGGATGTACCGCGACCCGGCGTCGGCGTCCCACCTCTCGATGGACAACCACCACAACGGGTTCGTCCTCGAGTCGTACCTCCGCTACCAGGAGGTCGCCGGCGACGAGCGGTACCGCGACACCGTCGAGCGGGCCCTCCAGTTCCACCGCGAGTACCTGTTCGACCCGAACGGCGCGCCCAACTGGGACGAGCAGAAGGCGTATCCGAAGGACATCCACGCGGCCACCCAGGGTATCATCGTCTTCTCGAAGGCCGGCGAGTTCACGTTCGCCCGGAAGATCATCGACTGGGTGTTCGCGAACCTCTATGCCGGCGAGGGACAGTTCTACTACCAGAAACGACGGTTCTACACCAAGCGGTTCACGCTGATGCGCTGGTGCCAGGCCTGGATGGCCTACGCGCTGGCCGTGTATCTCGAGGAACGCCACCTCGACGGAGGCACCTGA